The following are encoded in a window of Oncorhynchus keta strain PuntledgeMale-10-30-2019 chromosome 10, Oket_V2, whole genome shotgun sequence genomic DNA:
- the LOC118388974 gene encoding carbohydrate sulfotransferase 11-like, translated as MRKPKVNRMVLAMCLWCFIMVIFYFHSNPKPASAQGSGRSSGQGKSGRSPLQMLYDIDQLEQSAVQVTHQGRRELLEDACRLYTRKRRVLIPEDLKHIIVDDQHGLLYCYVPKVACTNWKRVLMVLTGAAGPHRDPLAIPANEAHVPGNLRTLSEYSTSQINQRLRSYLKFVFVREPFERLVSAYRNKFTRSYNTAFHKRYGTKIIRQHRPDPQAEALERGDDVSFEEFVYYLVDPATQREEPFNEHWERVHTLCHPCLIHYDVVGKYETLEQDSRYVLQLAGVKGQVTFPTSAKSTRTTGDMAAQFFHSISPFYQKKLYNLYHMDFLLFNYSTPEYLKFG; from the exons cCTCAGCGCAGGGCAGTGGGAGGAGCAGCGGCCAGGGAAAGTCAGGGAGAAGTCCACTCCAGATGCTCTATGACATTGACCAG ctgGAGCAGTCGGCAGTGCAGGTGACCCACCAGGGTCGGCGGGAGCTGCTGGAAGACGCCTGCCGCTTGTACACGCGCAAGCGCCGCGTCCTCATCCCCGAGGACCTCAAGCACATCATTGTGGACGACCAGcatggcctgctctactgctacGTGCCCAAGGTGGCCTGCACCAACTGGAAACGAGTTCTCATGGTCCTGACAGGCGCCGCCGGCCCCCACCGCGACCCCCTCGCCATTCCCGCCAATGAGGCCCACGTGCCGGGCAACCTACGCACCCTCTCTGAGTACTCCACCTCCCAGATCAACCAGCGACTGCGCTCTTACCTGAAGTTTGTGTTTGTGCGCGAGCCTTTTGAGCGGCTCGTCTCGGCCTACCGCAACAAGTTCACACGGAGCTACAACACAGCTTTCCACAAGCGCTATGGCACCAAGATCATCCGCCAGCATCGGCCTGACCCGCAGGCCGAGGCGCTGGAGCGGGGCGACGACGTCTCCTTTGAGGAATTTGTGTACTACCTGGTGGACCCGGCCACGCAGCGTGAGGAGCCCTTCAACGAGCACTGGGAGCGGGTGCACACGCTGTGCCACCCCTGCCTCATCCACTATGATGTGGTGGGCAAGTACGAGACGCTGGAGCAGGACTCCCGCTACGTGCTGCAGCTGGCCGGGGTGAAGGGCCAGGTGACCTTCCCCACCTCAGCCAAGAGCACCAGGACTACGGGAGACATGGCTGCCCAGTTCTTCCACAGCATCAGCCCCTTCTACCAGAAGAAGCTGTACAACCTATACCACATGGACTTCCTGCTGTTCAACTACTCCACGCCGGAGTACCTGAAGTTTGGATGA